Genomic DNA from Dermochelys coriacea isolate rDerCor1 chromosome 12, rDerCor1.pri.v4, whole genome shotgun sequence:
TTCACAGGAATTTCCCGGCAGCCACCAAagctgcatccctccccatcccccggGGCCGGTGCTTCCTTTTTTGGTCATAGTGGGTGTTTTGCAAAGTCTGAGGAAGGCGGGAGTAACTGGGCCGAGGCAACGTTCCCCCATCAGGGCCCCCAGAAAAGCTGCTGCCCTGGCTCCCCTCTAGGGGACTGGCACAGCCCAGCGGGCGCTCGCTTTTGAGAAGGGCTGGGGGATGGTACTCATAGCTGTGTGTGGGGTAACattcagcagggcagggggcttgtGACCCTAGTTGTGACCAATGCATCCCCCCTGTGATGTTCCATCCAGTCTTCTGTTTCCCCCGCCAGGAGAGGCCAGGGGCCTTGGTCAGCTCCCTAGGGCTGTGACTGGCACAGCCTTCTCCACTGTCCGGGGCTGGCTGGTGGGGGGCCCAGCACATGTTGCCCAACAAAGTACATAGCTTAGGGTTTTGTTCCCCAAGTCCCAACTGTGGAcaaagcccctgccctgcctgcttaGCCATGCCCCTCGCCTGTGCAGCCCCCGCATCAGTCCATGAGCCAGTGGAAGCACAGACTGGAGTCTCGCATCTCCTCCTGGTAGATCTTGTGGAAGAGCATGTTCTGCAGTGGGGTGAAGTGGTCTCTCCAGTCTCCAACTGTCCCTAAAATGGAGGAGAAGATGCAGAGTGAAGCCGGGTACTGGGCCAGAGCCAGGCTTGCCAGCCTTTCCCTTTCAGGGCTCAGATACCATGGCTATGGGAGCAAAAGGCCCATCTAGAGGACACAAGGCTCTGGGATTCACTCTGCTCCTTAGCACCCCATTGGGGATCAGCTCGGAATGCAGAGCATCTGCCTTCAGGAGCACGGCacgctgcccctccccaccccagctgtgaAAGCCGGGGGGCTGCTGCAACCAGCCCTTTGAAGGTTTGCTAGCAGTCTCAGGTGGGAGGAGTTCCCTGGAGTCCCTGTAGCCAAGCCTGGGTTACATCAGCCCCTGCCCGTTGCAACCCACTGCCTTGGCAGCAAGAGCTGCGGGCACACAAGCGAGCAGGGCATGCCTGGCTCCTTCTGACTCAGCCCGCCTGCCCACGGGGGTGGCTCACATCCATCGTTGGCTCCCATCCGGGAGCAGCCACAGGGCAGCGAGCTGGATCCATCCTGCCGCAGGGGTCAGAGGCTCAAACCGTCAGCAGAGTACCCACCAGCCTGCAGGGGCGGAGGCAGAGAGGCCAGGGGATGAACAAAGGCCCTTTGCTGCCACCACTGCCTCGGTGgaaggggaaggggttgggacgGTACtgcttaccccccacccccataccttTCCTCATGAACTGGCCCTGGCTGTGGTCCATGATCTCGCAGGGGATGAGCGTGTAGTTCACCATCTCGTTCTCGCGCATGGAGGAgaagctgcagtgctgctggattGCTCTGATCTCCTCCGGTTGCAGTGGGCAGCCGAGCCAACTAGCGAGCTGCTCGACCGAGCGCCCCAGCTCCTGCGAAGCCGTGGTGACTGGCATAGTTAGTGAGGGGCACCCCCAGGGCAGATCGGGTGAGCAGCcagtgactggggggggggggctggacccCTGCTCTGGGGGCTCCAGCTCAGTCAGGAGGTGTTGTGTGAGTGGGTCCAGGTCACGGGGGGGAGATTCATGTgcctttggctttgccccccaggAGCCAAATCTGCTTGGTGCTGTGCTGAGCGTAGCACCCCTGACCAGCCTGGGATTCCTGCCAGTTGCTGCCACCCAGACAGCTGGGATGTCACAGGTGGTGTCAGGGCGAAGCAGAGACTGCTGGGCCTTGCGGGGGCCTGCAGCAGATGTGGAGCCACGTGGGAGCTGGCAGCTGTTGCTACCCCACAAGCCAAGGCCACCCGTGACCTCATGGAGCCCAGACAGACCtcagctcccccagctcccaaaGTGCACACCAAGGGAGCAACTCCTTCAGCCGGGACATTTGGCTGGCCCCAGCAGACGCCGGTAGCGGTGACCCAGCATGCacgtggcagctgggagccccagggctaaCCCACCTTGTGCATGTCCTCGTAGGTGATGTAGAAGAgacccagctcagcctgctggcTCAGCCAGCCCTTGACATGGTCGAACCAGGAGCCGTACTGcactgtgggagggagagagggttgGAATCGAAAGGTGACTCTGGCCGTGGTGCAGGCGGCCCTAAGAAAGCTCCTGCTCATGCACCTCAGAGTCAGCATTGGGCCCCGTGTGGCCCTCCTCCAACCCTCGCTGTGCAGTACCCTTGATTCTGACGGCAGGGCCCTGGCAACCTGGAtctgcccctcaccccctctgGCTCAGCTGCGCCGttgcccctccccagagcactTCCTGGGGTGCTGCAAGGCTCAGGCAAAGCCCCAGGAGCTTGCCCAACAGgaccgtggggggtgggggcagccacATCCCTGGCTGAGTGTAAGGGACGGCGCTAAAAGCAAACCTGCCTTTggggcagcagaaagctggctgccctgggctctCCACTGGGTGTAACTGGGCTGCAACTAATGCTCAGGCTCCTGCATATTGCCTGAGCCTTTGAGCTGACCCCCCAGTCTCCCTGGGCAGGGCCTAGCGCAGGGGCCACAGAGCCAGGCCTCCTAAGCTCTGAGCCCAGCCAGCCTCCTCATTAGCGCTTGGGTGAGTCatgcccctccctgtgcctcgatttccccagctgtaaatgGGGGAGGTGGCACTGCTGCACGGCAGTGAAGTTTAGGGCATGTTTGCAAAGTGCCTGGAGCTCTCTAGGGCTGGGGATGGAGAAGGGCAGAGGATGCCGCTCACCTGCGCCATCCAGGAAGCGGACGAGGAAGTCCTCAAAGGAGCCAGGGTCAGGCAGGAACTTGGCCATCTTGTGGAAGTGATAGAAGGAAACCACGACGTCCTTGGGGTTCCGGGCCATGTAGATCACCTGGGATCAGGAGCAGACAAAGGACATCAGCTTCAGACAGACACACGGATAGGAGGAGCAATGGCCACATGCCCTGCCCCTAGCGGGGTGGTTCCTCCACGCTGCGCTCTGCCGTCAGGATTCGCCTCCCTTTCCATGCCCCATTCCCAAGACACCGTCTCCAGGAGTGTGTCCTGAACAAGGTGGTGGGACCCAATCGTGAGGCCTTTGAAGCAGCGAGACTCCTTACCCCACCCCAGCGACTCAGCATGCCGCAACCCTGGTCCACCACCCCTTGGGCCCAATGCatggtgtgacgaagtgggactgttcttaatgttttctctgaatattgtgggggtgcctcagtttcccctatgcagttcttaagtaccTAGGttgtgggataagggtgtatggcccttcccccctgcaaggtgagagctaaagggttggagaacaaaggaatccggtgacctcctggcccgggaaagggacaaagcccagaggaggaggggctggagagagtcagttcggggctggctggggagaggagtgaagtacagacgtggttgtctggctcactgccccccaaaatggacgcaactgaggggtcctgttctctgcacctacaagctctgtgttagaccatgttcctgtcgtctaataaatcttctgttttactggctggctgagagtcttgtctgactgcggagttggggggcaagaccctctggcttccccaggaccccgcctgggcagactcgctgtgggaagcgcacagaggggcagagaatgctgaatgctccgaggtcagacccaggaaagcggaagccgggtgagctttttgccctgccgacaggctgctcccagagaggagacttccccagagtcctgcctggcttcgtagggagcagtccCAGAGCATCGCCCGGAGACACCATGACACATGGCAGCAGGGTGCTTTCTCATTTGTAAATTACCTGAGTTCACAGAAAGCCCCAGGGCAAGCCCGCTGGCTTGGGGGAAGCCCCTTTCAGCCCCATGGCTCACTCAGCCAGGGCAGACCCACCTAATCTAGTGCAATCCCCTTGGGGCTGAGACCGAACTGAGGGAAACCCAGCCACAGGGTGTCCGGGCAAGCTCTGGCAGCCATTCGAGTCTTCTCCGCGTAGCCCCTGGGCAGGCGCTGGGCGCATGGATAGGGCACTTGGCCACGTCCTCACGCCCCGGTGGAGATACAAGCCACAATAGAGCTggccccagcagagctgggtgaagaGCTTGTACCCCAAACGC
This window encodes:
- the LOC119841212 gene encoding sulfotransferase 2B1-like; translation: MDRMEVTETFAGMSLPGHLHTQESLCFASSFQFRDTDVVIATYPKSGTTWMQEILTLIRSKGDLEPAKTIPNWARAPWLEHTYFKDMLQETGEPRLITTHLPCQVLAPALKKSKAKVIYMARNPKDVVVSFYHFHKMAKFLPDPGSFEDFLVRFLDGAVQYGSWFDHVKGWLSQQAELGLFYITYEDMHKELGRSVEQLASWLGCPLQPEEIRAIQQHCSFSSMRENEMVNYTLIPCEIMDHSQGQFMRKGTVGDWRDHFTPLQNMLFHKIYQEEMRDSSLCFHWLMD